The genome window TTACACATATCCAAGCGGCGGTGGTAATACCAAACATCACTGGTAATGATTTTAAGCCTAAAGTGCGATCGCCCTCTACACTCTTAAAGTCATTAACCACGGCAATGCCTAATCCAGCCATACTATAAATGAGGGTCAAAACCACAATAGTCCAATTTAACTGCCCAAATAAAGCATGACCAGCCCACCAAGGAAGGGCGATATAACTAGAGCCGAGGGCGTAGTTACCTAACCAGCCATTTTGTTTTAACTTGAGAGGAGGAGCCGAATAAATATAGGATACCAATGAACCACCAATGGCCAAACAAGTTAATACAGGGAAATCATGACCCGCCCAAACATCCAAACCATAGGCGATCGCAATTCCTCCAATTAATAAAACGATAATTTGAGTAACCACTTGGGGAATGGTAATAGCCCCTGAAGGAATCGGACGATAAGGCTCATTAATAGCGTCAATGTCTCGATCATAAAAATCATTAATAGTCTGGGTATAACCCGTCAACATTGGACCAGACATGAACATACAAGCAAGAGCAATCAAGAAATGCTCCACACTCCACACATATCCTCCCGAAGAAGCAGCCCCACAAACAACCCCCCAAATAAGAGGAATCCAAGTAATAGGCTTCATCAACTGCAACCTTATCTGCCAGATATTTTTAGCTTGACTAGCTCCTTTCATGCCCAACATTTGACGGGCTTTTGAGCCTTTATCCTCTCGCTCCAAATCAACTTTTGTATAATCTTTATTTTCTGCTTCAGTCATAACCTTAATGAATAATTAATTTTTGCCTTAAGGAAATAGTAACCAAAACAGCCATTGTAATGGGGAAATAATCGATTTTTCATAAAAAAAAGCCCCCCAAATAATGGAAGACTGTTAATTAAACATATTTTCTCTCCTCAAAAACACTAACTTAGAGAACTATTACTGCGATCGTAATTACTAGCAAAACTAGACAAAGGAGCATTTTTTACCGTGTCGTAATACTCAGTATTACTAACATCCATACCAATCTCTGCCGCTACTCTACCCAACATGGATTGTTGACGGTTTCTCATCATCTTTTGGTGACGCATCATTAAAGCTCTGGATTGTTGTTTGGTATTCATAGCACTCTCCTTTAATCTCTACAGATTTTTTCCTTACACTTAGCATTTTAAATAAATTCTGTATAATTTGCTACAAAATAACCCAATTTTCAACAAAAGTTAACAATAAATAATCAATAACTCAATTATTCATTGTTAAATATTCCTAATCACTAAAACGAGGAGTCATGCAGTAAGGACAATCCATCCACTCCTGTTGCAATTCCGCTCCACAAGTTTGACAAGTAAGAGAACTTTTCCGCTTAGATTTTAACTCAGACTCTAACCCAGAATCAGTAAATGTAACCCTTTCTACTTCCTCTAGGGTGGTATGTCCTTGTCTTACCAAATTAAGACTGTAGGCCAAAATGGTAGTCATACCTTCTTCCACCGCAGTTTCTTTAATTAAATCCGTGGTAGCCCCTTTATTGATTAGTTTTTGTAGAGTTTCGGTGATGACCATAAATTCATATACCCCAACCCTTCCTTTATATCCTGAACCACCACATTTACTACAGACAGTACCATTGTTCACCGCTTCTTGGAGAGTGTCTCCCGTCAAAGTTCTAGCTTTGTAGAAGGTTACAGATTGTTCCCCAGAGGCGGTTAAACCAAAACGAGATAATTCTTCCTTGTCAGGGGCATATTCTTCCCTACATTGAGTACATACCCGACGCATCAACCTTTGAGCCAGAACTCCTAATAAGGCCCCAGAAATCATGAAAGGTTCCACTCCCATTTCATCGAGACGGGCGATCGCCCCTGCCGCATCATTGGTATGTAAAGTAGTTAAAACAAGGTGTCCTGTCAAGGCCGCCTCAATAGCCGTTTTAGCCGTTTCCACGTCCCTCGTCTCACCCACCAGAATAATGTCAGGATCTTGACGCATAAACGCCCGTAAAATAGAAGCAAAATTCATGCCCTTCTCCCGAATTACTTGCACCTGAGTGATACCGGGCAACGCATACTCGATGGGATCTTCTGCGGTATTAATATTTACCCCCGGCTTATTTCTTTCCGCCAATACCGAATAAAGGGTAGTAGATTTACCCGAACCTGTGGGCCCTGTTACCAAAATCAAGCCAAAAGGACGACTAGCAATTTCTCGAACCCTCAACAGGGTTTCCTCGTCACTAATCAAGAAGTCTAACCCCAACTGAGTTGCCGAGTTATCCAAGATCCGTAAACAGACCTTTTCCCCATAACGGCTAGGAAGAGTATTTACCCTGAAATCCACATTACGCCCTTGATATACCCTACGGATCTTTCCATCTTGGGGCAAACGACGCTCTGCAATGTCTAACTCTGCCATAATCTTGAACCTTGCTACCACCGCTGTGGTGATGTGACGGGGCAAACGGAAAAACTCTTGCAATACCCCATCCTTACGCATTCTTACTCGCAGAAGCTCCTCTTGAGGCTCGATGTGAATGTCAGAAACGCTCTCCTGTAGAGCTTTAATCATCACCTTATTAACTAGCTTGATGATAGGAGCTTGATTAGCGTCATTAGAACTTAAATCAGCATCATTGCTCTCGTCCTTTCCTTCCTCTAAACTGTCATAGTTTAAATCATCAATGACATCATCAACACTGGCTAATTTGTCCTGGGCTTTTTTTGCCTGTAGAGCCTCTTCCTTTTGTCGTTTTTCGCTTTCTTCCTTATAGTATATTTGTATGAGGCGATCGTAATCCTCTTCCGTAATCACAATCCTCTGTAAATCCAATCCCTTAAGACGAATTAACTTGCGTACCTCATCCAAAGCTGCCAAGTTGTCAGGATCTACCATGGCAATCACCAACACTGGGGGATCTTCGGTATTAATACGGCGCACAGGTAACAGCTTATGACGACGACATACCTTGATATTAATCACCGAGTCAATCAACTCCGTCATCTGATCCGAAGAAATTTCATCCGCATCAGGATCAACAGAATCAACCCCATAAAGTATTTTTAACTCAAAAAGATGGTGTTTTTTGTATTGTCTAACCAAATCAGGGGACAACGCCTTATGAGTCATACTCTCAAGCACTTTCACCAGAGGCTGTTTACTATTCCTCACCTCTACCAAAGCATTTTTAAGTTGGTCTTTGTCAATATATCCAGATTGAATTAACTTATTTCCGAAAGGGCTAAAATAATCTGGACTTACGAGGGCGGTACTTAACTTTTCTAATTTTTTTCCAGAAGAAGAAACAGGGCTTTGAGTCATAATATTTTATGGCAATGGACGAGGAATCGATCGCACTTAGCTGATAACACTTCAATTGTACTAAATTATATAGAATCTGAAATCAAACCTGTGTTTTAATTTGTTAACAGAAAAAATATTTATAAAAAAAAATCAGGGAAATCTAAATAACATAGACCCCTGATTTTATCATCAAATATTCTTAAAAAAAATTAGGTTAACCACCCCTTTAATCTTCTCGCAACCTGTGGTCTTCTTAACTTACGCATTGCTTTAGTTTGAATTTGACGTACCCTTTCCCTTGATAAATCAAACATTTGTCCCACCTCCTCTAAGGTATGAGGCTTAGAATGAGACAAACCATAACGAAGAATTATAACTTCTTTTTCCCGGCCACTCAATACATCATCCAACACAGAAACTATTTCCTGATTCATCATCGCCTCATTCATCTTCTCCTCAGGCAACAATAAATTGGTATCTTCCAATAATTCGAGTAACTCGGTATCCTCCCCCTTACCCACACGATGATTAAGAGACAAAGATTGACGTTTCAACTGCAATAACTGATGCAACCCCTGTTCATTGATACCCATTTCCTCCGCCAACTCAATCTCCGTCGGATTCCGTTGCAAACTTTGTTTTAATTCCCGTTGAGCCTTTTTAAGTTTATTTAACTTCTCAACAATGTGAATTGGTAGTCTAATAGTACGAGAATCATTAGCAATCGTTCTAGTAATTGCTTGACGAATCCACCAATAAGCATAAGTAGAAAACTTATAACCCTTGTCTGGGTCAAATTTTTCCGCCGCCCGATTTAAACCAATAGCCCCTTCCTGAATCAGATCTAAAAAAGGCACACCCCTGTTTAGATAACGTTTGGCAATAGATACCACCAAACGCAAATTAGAACGAATCATTTTACGTTTGGCAACCCTTCCCTTATAAAGACGATTGTCCAATTGACGCTCTGTTTCTAAGCCCATGGCACGGGCTAATTCCATTTTGCTGGGGGTTTTTTGTAATTGATGATGTAATTTTTGTTGTTTTTCTTCACACTCTGTTAAAAACTTGACAGCCTGGGCCAGTTCTACTTCTTCGGTTGCCGTTAACAAAGGGTAACGAGCCATTTCTTTAAAAAATGCCCCGACGGAGTCTTCTGATTTACTGCGATTACTCCTTACCTTTTTTCCGTTTTGCTCTGTCTCTTCAGAATATTGAGCAATCACCTCGTCTAATTCTCCATCAATTTCGGCTTTGATTTTATCATTTTCCTTGGTGAGGGGACTGGTAAATTGGTTCATGTTGTTACTCCTCTTTTTAACGCACTTTTTATCCTGCCTAGGGACATAATTTAATAAATCATCTTTTTTTTACTTGTTTTGTTATGGTTAATACTAAATTCATGTAATGGGCAGTGGATAAATGTCTAAATCCTAATGTAGCTAATAAAACTCGTTTTTGACTATTAAAATAAGATTCTTTTTAGATTTTTTTTAGATTTTAGTGTTGTAAACTACAAAATCATAATTTTTATTAAGAAAATTGACATTAATGGATAATACTGATAGACAAAATTAGAAAACAAACTGATCAATATTATTTCTAGCTTATCCAAAATAAAGTAATAAGAGTTAAATCACCTTCAAAATGGATAAGATCCTCTAGCCATCAAAAAATTAAAAAATACTTAAGTAATCAATAGCCCGAGACATTAGAATATATTTCATGGGAAGTATAACTATTTATTTTAGAGTCAAAAAAATAATAAAAATGATCCCCGTGGGTAAAGAGTAAATTTTAAAGCCATAAGGGGCAATATGGTTAATATTCGACACAAAAGTAAGTTAGTCAAATAGGGGCTCAATTGTCGGTTAAAATCTTTCTGATTTGAAGGTTTCAATGTAAACTCTGGTGAGTAATGATTAATAGTTACCGAGGAAATTCTGTGGGAATAACTTGTACTATCAAAGTCTCATTTTCTCTGTTAACAGTGATAGGAAGGGTTTCTCCAATGTTAGTTTGTTCTACCTGTTCTTGAACATCGGTAGTTTTGACGATTGGTTGCTCTCGAATTTGGATAATTAAATCTCCTGTTTTAAATCCAGCCTGTTGCGCGGGGGAGTTAGGCATTACCCTTAAAATTAATACCCCTTGTTTATCTTGATAAATGTCAGGAATGGAAAAATCATAATTATTGAAGGTGTAGGGGTTAAGTGTCACCATCTGAATCCCCAAGTAAGGATGTTCTGCTTTTCCTTTGGTGGCTAATTGTTGAGAAATGCGAGAAGCCGTTTCAATGGGGATGGCAAAACCTAATCCTTGGGCATTGGCTTTGATGGCTGTGTTGATACCAATAACTTCTCCCTCTATGTTTAATAGTGGTCCCCCTGAGTTGCCTGGGTTGATGGCGGCATCGGTTTGGATGAAACGAACTCTTTTATCTGGTACTCCTACTTCGTTGCTCGATCGCCCTGTAGCGCTTATAATACCTGCTGTGACAGTGTTATCTAGTCCTAGGGGGTTGCCAATGGCGATCGCCCATTCCCCCGTAATTAAATCTTGACTTCTACCCAACTTTACCACAGGCAAATCAGAAGCATTAATTTTTATCACCGCCACATCCGTCATGGTGTCAATGCCTAACACTTCCCCCTCAAAAAATCGACCATCCCGCAAAGAAACCGTTACCACATCAGAATTTTCAATTACATGGGCATTGGTAATAATTAAACCATCCTCTTGGATAATAAAACCCGAACCAGTGCCACTGTCCTCCCTCGGAGAACTTGGCATAGAGCCAAAAAAGTCTTCGAGAGATGGATTTTGACTCACCTGTCGAGACGCATTAATTCTCACCACCGCAGGACCAACCTTTTCTACCGCTGCGGCAATAAAATTAAAATTACGATGATTCTCTATATCCTGCTCCCTATCTGGAGAATCACTGAGGGGAATCGAATAATTTTCCGAAGAAACAGAAGGATTAATATAATCCTGAGAAGAGTAGTTAAATTGTCTGCCTCCCCATAAGCCGAAAGAAATACCAGCGACTAAAAACCCTGTAGAGATAGCGATTCTGGAAAATACTTTGCTCATCTTCGATTGCTTTTGATCTTAACCTTTAATCTAACACAATCTTTGGAGGCGATACAATCATTAGCAAACATCGAAAAACCTAACACCTAATACCTAACACCTAATTAGATAGAGACTTCACTTAACTCTCGGCTAAGATGATCAAAAGGTGCATCAATCAAAGAAGTATCTTCAATACCAGAAGCAAAAGCCATGTCTTTGATCATTTCTTTCATGATTTGAATACCTCTGACCGTAGGGCCAATGGGTACTCCAAGGGAATTATAGGTTTCTCTTAACCCTTGCAATACACGCTCATCTAATACACTGGTATCCCCTGCAATGAGGGCATAACTAACATAACGTAAGTAGTAGTCCATATCCCGTAAACAAGCCGAATAACGGCGGGTGGTGTAAGCATTGCCCCCAGCGCGAATAAGTTCGGGTACTTCTTCAAATAGTTGTTTTCCCGCATTTAAGACTAACTCAGGGGAGTTGGCATTAATAACATTAGCGATTTGAATTCTAGCAGTGCCAGATTGAAAGTAAGATTTTAAAGAATCAATGGCATCTCTATCAAGATAACGCCCTGAGACATCATAGTTTTTTATTAAGCTAGTTACGGCATCGAGTAACATTTTTTTCTCCCAACAAATATTTTAATTTTTAACTATTAAAGAGTTATATTTTATTTTAATCTTGATCCTGACTGGCTCGTCAACATCATTAAGACTAATTATTTCATACTTTCCCTCGGGTTAAGTTTACCCTGTGGGTGCTGTGTCACAAAACCTAAGTGCGATTTCCAAGGGATCTGCTAAATTATCCCAAAAAATAGACTTAAAAAACAGATTTCGGGAAAACACTACAAATAACTTTCCCTAGGAAAACTATTTCTAGCTATACAATAGGAATCATAAACAGCGAGACTATTATCTTATTTCTACACCTAGATTGATAAGAAAAGTATCAAATCTTTACATATTTTCTAATTTTATGGCTATTGTTTCTTTACTCAAAAAATTAATTTCTACCCTAGCTTTATCCTTGATAGTAAGTTGGGGATTGTTTGTTTATCCTTCTATGGCTTTGCCCACAGACATCAGCGCTGATAGCTTTGTGGCTCAGGCGGTAGAAAAAACAGGGGATGCGGTGGTACGCATCGACACGGAAAAGGTGGTTAGTGGTGGTTTTGGTTTTGCTCCTTTTATGGATGATCCCATGTTAAGCCCGTTTTTTGGTAATGGTTTGTCAGGAAGAATGCCCCAAGAAAGAAAGGTGGCAGGGCAAGGTTCAGGATTTATCGTGGATAGTTCAGGTATTATTTTGACTAATGCCCATGTGGTCAGTGATGCGGATAAGGTGACTATTACTCTTAAGGATGGACGCAAGTTTTCTGGGGAGGTGACAGGGACGGATCAAATTACTGATTTGGCTGTGTTAAAGGTGGATTCTCAGGGAGAACTTTTACCCGCTGCGGTGTTGGGGGATTCTGGAGCCGTAAAGGTGGGGGACTGGGCGATCGCCGTTGGCAACCCCGTAGGCTTAGACAATACGGTAACTCTGGGCATTATTAGCACCCTTCATCGCTCTTCTTCGGAGGTGGGTATTTCTGATAAAAGAATCGACTTTTTACAAACCGATGCAGCCATTAATCCTGGTAACTCAGGAGGCCCTTTGTTAAATGCTCAAGGGGAAGTAATCGGCATTAATACCGCCATCCGTGCTGATGCCATGGGAATCGGTTTTGCCATCCCCATCAACAAAGCTAAGGAAATTCAAACTACCCTTGCCATGGGGGGAGAAGTACCCCATCCCTACGTGGGTATTCAGATGGTCAATGTTACCCCTGATTTGGCTCGAGAAAATAATGATAATCCTAATTCTGCTTTTATGATTCCTGAAGTAGAGGGGATTTTGGTAGTGCAGGTATTGTCTAATACTCCTGCATCGGAAGCAGGAATTCGTCGGGGAGATGTGGTGGTAAAAGTTAATAATAGCCCCATTGGTGATGCGGCGGAGCTTCAAAATTTGGTAGAAAAAACTGGGGTTGATAAAAATATCCGTTTTTCTGTGGTTAGGGGCGATCGCACTTTAGATCTTAATCTTAAAACTGCACAGTTGAGATAATTAAAGGTTGTGGAAAAAGCGTAGTCGTGAAGG of Cyanobacterium sp. HL-69 contains these proteins:
- the chlG gene encoding chlorophyll synthase ChlG gives rise to the protein MTEAENKDYTKVDLEREDKGSKARQMLGMKGASQAKNIWQIRLQLMKPITWIPLIWGVVCGAASSGGYVWSVEHFLIALACMFMSGPMLTGYTQTINDFYDRDIDAINEPYRPIPSGAITIPQVVTQIIVLLIGGIAIAYGLDVWAGHDFPVLTCLAIGGSLVSYIYSAPPLKLKQNGWLGNYALGSSYIALPWWAGHALFGQLNWTIVVLTLIYSMAGLGIAVVNDFKSVEGDRTLGLKSLPVMFGITTAAWICVIMIDVFQAGMGLYLVSIHKNLYAAILFLLIIPQITFQDMYFLRDPLENDVKYQASAQPFLVLGMLVLGLAIGNS
- a CDS encoding Glutamine synthetase inactivating factor IF7, which translates into the protein MNTKQQSRALMMRHQKMMRNRQQSMLGRVAAEIGMDVSNTEYYDTVKNAPLSSFASNYDRSNSSLS
- the pilB gene encoding type IV pilus assembly protein PilB, whose product is MTQSPVSSSGKKLEKLSTALVSPDYFSPFGNKLIQSGYIDKDQLKNALVEVRNSKQPLVKVLESMTHKALSPDLVRQYKKHHLFELKILYGVDSVDPDADEISSDQMTELIDSVINIKVCRRHKLLPVRRINTEDPPVLVIAMVDPDNLAALDEVRKLIRLKGLDLQRIVITEEDYDRLIQIYYKEESEKRQKEEALQAKKAQDKLASVDDVIDDLNYDSLEEGKDESNDADLSSNDANQAPIIKLVNKVMIKALQESVSDIHIEPQEELLRVRMRKDGVLQEFFRLPRHITTAVVARFKIMAELDIAERRLPQDGKIRRVYQGRNVDFRVNTLPSRYGEKVCLRILDNSATQLGLDFLISDEETLLRVREIASRPFGLILVTGPTGSGKSTTLYSVLAERNKPGVNINTAEDPIEYALPGITQVQVIREKGMNFASILRAFMRQDPDIILVGETRDVETAKTAIEAALTGHLVLTTLHTNDAAGAIARLDEMGVEPFMISGALLGVLAQRLMRRVCTQCREEYAPDKEELSRFGLTASGEQSVTFYKARTLTGDTLQEAVNNGTVCSKCGGSGYKGRVGVYEFMVITETLQKLINKGATTDLIKETAVEEGMTTILAYSLNLVRQGHTTLEEVERVTFTDSGLESELKSKRKSSLTCQTCGAELQQEWMDCPYCMTPRFSD
- a CDS encoding HtrA protease/chaperone protein, with product MSKVFSRIAISTGFLVAGISFGLWGGRQFNYSSQDYINPSVSSENYSIPLSDSPDREQDIENHRNFNFIAAAVEKVGPAVVRINASRQVSQNPSLEDFFGSMPSSPREDSGTGSGFIIQEDGLIITNAHVIENSDVVTVSLRDGRFFEGEVLGIDTMTDVAVIKINASDLPVVKLGRSQDLITGEWAIAIGNPLGLDNTVTAGIISATGRSSNEVGVPDKRVRFIQTDAAINPGNSGGPLLNIEGEVIGINTAIKANAQGLGFAIPIETASRISQQLATKGKAEHPYLGIQMVTLNPYTFNNYDFSIPDIYQDKQGVLILRVMPNSPAQQAGFKTGDLIIQIREQPIVKTTDVQEQVEQTNIGETLPITVNRENETLIVQVIPTEFPR
- the apcF gene encoding phycobilisome core component ApcF, producing the protein MLLDAVTSLIKNYDVSGRYLDRDAIDSLKSYFQSGTARIQIANVINANSPELVLNAGKQLFEEVPELIRAGGNAYTTRRYSACLRDMDYYLRYVSYALIAGDTSVLDERVLQGLRETYNSLGVPIGPTVRGIQIMKEMIKDMAFASGIEDTSLIDAPFDHLSRELSEVSI
- a CDS encoding HtrA protease/chaperone protein is translated as MAIVSLLKKLISTLALSLIVSWGLFVYPSMALPTDISADSFVAQAVEKTGDAVVRIDTEKVVSGGFGFAPFMDDPMLSPFFGNGLSGRMPQERKVAGQGSGFIVDSSGIILTNAHVVSDADKVTITLKDGRKFSGEVTGTDQITDLAVLKVDSQGELLPAAVLGDSGAVKVGDWAIAVGNPVGLDNTVTLGIISTLHRSSSEVGISDKRIDFLQTDAAINPGNSGGPLLNAQGEVIGINTAIRADAMGIGFAIPINKAKEIQTTLAMGGEVPHPYVGIQMVNVTPDLARENNDNPNSAFMIPEVEGILVVQVLSNTPASEAGIRRGDVVVKVNNSPIGDAAELQNLVEKTGVDKNIRFSVVRGDRTLDLNLKTAQLR